A single genomic interval of Lewinellaceae bacterium harbors:
- a CDS encoding tetratricopeptide repeat protein → MPTRRLAAIMFADIAGYTAMMQADEANGLFRLRHFRAVLEESVGSHQGKILQHYGDGSLVLFDSAVEAVASAKEMQLTLMKEPKVPLRIGIHIGDIVIDGDYIYGDGVNLASRVESLGTPGSVLITERVIHDLRNHPQFHPVSLGKFDFKNVSEPMEVFALADTGIAFPKQNELAERPKVRPSRPIFSRRNLTAYRILGALALLLLLAAVFFWLQKREAAANAMEIPEKSIAVLPFRDLSPDGGQEYFGDGIAEDILNALAQVKALKVAGRTSSFSFRSSESSMQDIGQKLGVGTVLEGSVRKADGRLRVTAQLVSTKDGYQLWSQRYDRDIDDIFAIQDEIARAVAGNLKVILLNGGIQPLTSDPEAYEWYLRGRHMLSQRSEGSGAAVEFFQRAISIDSNFAAAYAGLGNAYLWLGWSNNLPSRDAFPQARQYAEQALQRDSTLAYAHAIIGSVHLWYDWQWDEAYQALERAISLNPSEAGAYLDLGWYYAVSGQFGQAIAYMEKAVSLDQLSLEYNIDLADILRMSGEYGRAREIGLAMQELYPDNSEAFWILGMIEYTCKDYPSAVAYFREAVRLSGEEIWSEMHLAMALAKTGQRAEAEQLLKKLEASSEVEEAAHVEMAPVYWNLGQKQKSLDWLERSYKWHANWMISLRMDPLWEEMQGEARFEALVEKMEFP, encoded by the coding sequence ATGCCCACACGCCGCCTTGCCGCCATCATGTTCGCCGACATCGCCGGGTATACCGCGATGATGCAGGCCGATGAAGCCAACGGGCTGTTTCGGCTCAGGCACTTTCGCGCCGTGCTGGAAGAAAGTGTCGGCAGCCACCAGGGCAAGATTTTGCAGCATTACGGCGACGGCAGCCTCGTCCTTTTCGACAGCGCGGTGGAAGCGGTGGCCAGCGCCAAAGAGATGCAGCTCACTCTAATGAAAGAGCCGAAAGTGCCGCTGCGCATCGGCATCCACATCGGCGATATTGTTATTGACGGGGATTACATCTACGGCGACGGCGTCAACCTGGCTTCCCGCGTGGAATCCCTGGGCACTCCGGGGTCCGTTCTGATTACCGAGCGGGTCATTCATGACCTGCGCAACCACCCGCAGTTTCATCCTGTTTCTCTCGGCAAGTTTGATTTTAAGAACGTCAGCGAACCCATGGAGGTCTTTGCGCTGGCAGATACGGGCATCGCTTTTCCCAAACAAAATGAGCTGGCGGAACGGCCCAAAGTCAGGCCTTCCCGTCCCATATTTAGCCGCCGGAACCTAACTGCCTACAGGATTTTGGGAGCCCTGGCCCTGCTTCTGCTTCTGGCAGCTGTCTTTTTCTGGCTGCAGAAAAGGGAAGCGGCTGCAAATGCCATGGAGATTCCCGAAAAGTCCATTGCCGTGTTGCCTTTTCGCGACCTCAGCCCCGACGGTGGGCAGGAATACTTTGGCGACGGCATCGCCGAAGACATCCTCAATGCCCTGGCACAGGTGAAGGCCCTGAAAGTAGCCGGGCGCACCTCTTCCTTCTCCTTTCGCAGTAGCGAATCGAGCATGCAGGACATCGGGCAAAAACTGGGCGTAGGTACTGTATTGGAAGGCAGCGTGCGCAAGGCGGATGGCCGGCTGCGCGTGACGGCACAGCTGGTCAGCACAAAAGACGGCTACCAACTCTGGTCGCAGCGCTACGACCGCGACATTGACGATATCTTTGCCATTCAGGATGAGATTGCCCGGGCGGTGGCCGGCAACCTCAAAGTCATCCTGCTCAACGGCGGCATACAGCCCCTGACCAGCGACCCGGAGGCCTACGAATGGTACCTGCGGGGCCGGCACATGCTCAGCCAACGGTCGGAAGGCTCCGGGGCCGCCGTGGAGTTCTTTCAGCGCGCCATCAGCATCGACTCCAATTTTGCCGCCGCCTACGCTGGCCTGGGCAATGCCTACCTGTGGCTGGGCTGGAGCAACAACCTGCCCTCGCGCGATGCTTTTCCCCAGGCGCGGCAGTATGCGGAGCAGGCACTGCAGCGCGACAGCACGCTGGCCTATGCCCACGCCATTATTGGTTCGGTGCATTTGTGGTACGACTGGCAATGGGACGAGGCCTACCAGGCGCTGGAGCGGGCGATCTCGCTCAACCCTTCCGAGGCCGGGGCCTACCTCGACCTGGGCTGGTACTACGCCGTTTCCGGGCAGTTTGGCCAGGCCATCGCCTATATGGAAAAAGCCGTGTCGCTGGACCAGCTCAGCCTGGAATATAACATCGACCTGGCGGATATTCTCCGCATGTCCGGCGAGTATGGCCGCGCCCGGGAGATCGGGTTGGCCATGCAGGAGTTGTACCCAGACAACAGCGAAGCCTTCTGGATACTCGGGATGATTGAGTATACCTGCAAAGACTATCCCTCGGCAGTGGCCTACTTCCGGGAGGCCGTCCGCTTGTCAGGCGAAGAAATCTGGTCGGAAATGCACCTGGCCATGGCCCTGGCGAAAACGGGGCAAAGAGCAGAAGCGGAGCAGTTGCTGAAAAAACTGGAGGCTTCATCCGAGGTTGAAGAAGCCGCTCACGTGGAGATGGCGCCGGTGTACTGGAACCTGGGCCAAAAACAGAAGTCCCTCGACTGGCTGGAGCGCTCCTACAAATGGCACGCCAACTGGATGATCTCGCTGCGGATGGACCCGTTGTGGGAGGAAATGCAGGGGGAGGCGCGGTTTGAAGCGTTGGTGGAAAAAATGGAGTTTCCGTAA
- a CDS encoding DUF4160 domain-containing protein — MTTFSPLVTERCITVNGYRFHFYASDKDEPPHVHVSRGEGYAKIWLEPNIEPQYFYKYKAREQREIAKIAEENADYLKEKWYDFFK; from the coding sequence TTGACAACATTTTCACCTCTGGTGACCGAGCGGTGTATAACTGTTAATGGCTACCGATTCCATTTTTATGCTTCGGATAAGGACGAACCTCCCCACGTCCACGTGTCCAGAGGCGAAGGCTATGCTAAGATATGGTTGGAACCCAATATAGAACCACAGTACTTTTATAAATACAAAGCTCGTGAACAACGAGAAATTGCTAAGATCGCTGAGGAGAACGCAGATTATTTAAAAGAAAAATGGTATGACTTCTTCAAATAA
- a CDS encoding DUF433 domain-containing protein, producing the protein MKLSERITLNPKVCNGRPTIRNMRFTVAQMLELLASGM; encoded by the coding sequence ATGAAATTATCTGAACGCATTACCCTGAATCCAAAGGTATGCAACGGCCGGCCAACGATCAGAAATATGAGGTTCACCGTAGCTCAAATGCTGGAGTTGCTGGCTTCCGGAATGTAG
- a CDS encoding DUF2442 domain-containing protein, which translates to MTSSNNRYDTLEQIIFEQGLRIVGVHCYPELDLMLVVLNNKKVLRRKISSSARLQSANKEQLQNLQLISGGIGVNWPDVDEDISLKGLLKEEFSLKEAA; encoded by the coding sequence ATGACTTCTTCAAATAACCGCTACGACACATTAGAGCAGATTATCTTTGAACAGGGTCTGCGTATTGTTGGTGTTCACTGCTACCCCGAGCTCGACTTAATGCTGGTGGTTCTGAATAACAAAAAGGTTTTACGCCGTAAGATCAGTTCATCGGCACGGCTGCAATCGGCTAACAAGGAGCAACTTCAAAACCTCCAGCTTATCAGTGGCGGAATAGGAGTCAACTGGCCGGATGTAGATGAGGATATCAGTTTGAAAGGCCTGTTGAAAGAAGAGTTTTCGCTGAAGGAGGCGGCTTGA
- a CDS encoding SEC-C domain-containing protein: MYFKAFHAEFEKIARLQTRSLTIVGEQKIPKGDYAFLPMYCKDKKCDCRRTLINVLQVTPEYGPFHAATISYGWEPLDFYRDWAKALSEEEIKIMKGPALDHFNTQSPSASHLLESFVNLVLDDDYSERLKRQYAMFKYKIGMKLPPDLEKQADLSGECPCGSGRPFKLCCGRGKFSRRYRR, translated from the coding sequence ATGTATTTTAAAGCCTTTCATGCAGAATTCGAGAAGATTGCCCGGCTGCAGACCCGGTCCCTTACTATTGTCGGCGAACAGAAGATTCCTAAAGGCGATTATGCCTTTTTGCCGATGTACTGCAAGGATAAAAAGTGCGATTGCCGAAGAACGCTAATCAACGTTCTTCAGGTAACTCCGGAATATGGGCCCTTTCATGCGGCGACGATTTCCTACGGATGGGAACCGCTGGATTTTTATCGGGATTGGGCCAAGGCGTTGAGTGAAGAAGAAATAAAAATCATGAAAGGGCCCGCCCTGGATCATTTCAACACGCAATCCCCCTCCGCCTCCCACCTGCTGGAATCGTTTGTCAATTTAGTACTGGATGACGATTATTCCGAACGCCTCAAGCGCCAGTACGCCATGTTTAAATACAAGATCGGCATGAAGCTTCCGCCGGATTTAGAAAAGCAGGCCGATCTGTCTGGCGAGTGCCCGTGTGGGAGCGGCAGGCCTTTCAAGCTTTGCTGCGGCAGAGGCAAGTTTTCTCGCCGGTACCGGCGATGA
- a CDS encoding IS630 family transposase, whose protein sequence is MHVLYLRAKGLRPGPCAEVADVHPNSVTRWTKAYMERGRAGLLAVERYRPSSDLVNYADKIKADFDKDPPRCASEARKRIKQLTGLERGMTQVRKFVKHVLKFRYRKFRPLPGGKLPIKELAAKQAAFLEQELNPLLDKATRGVADVFFVDAAHPVQGFHSGHVWSEKPVCVRTSSGRQRVNILGAMHAATHELYSISTTDYIKATTVVELISFLREELPGRSIYLVLDNARYQRCELVAKAARKYRVHLVFLPPYSPNLNLIERFWKYLKKQVLAGFHYPTKQGFVEAIDNFIDEVNEGLHEEEINELMNLKFQLLEVA, encoded by the coding sequence ATGCATGTACTATATCTTCGGGCCAAGGGGCTTCGTCCCGGGCCCTGCGCCGAGGTAGCTGATGTACACCCCAATTCGGTTACCCGCTGGACGAAGGCCTATATGGAACGGGGGCGGGCCGGGCTGCTGGCAGTAGAGCGCTACCGCCCTTCCAGCGACTTGGTGAACTATGCTGACAAGATCAAGGCAGATTTTGACAAGGATCCGCCACGTTGTGCCAGCGAGGCGCGCAAACGGATCAAGCAGCTTACCGGCTTGGAGCGCGGAATGACTCAAGTGCGCAAATTTGTCAAGCACGTACTCAAGTTTCGCTATCGCAAGTTCCGCCCCCTGCCAGGAGGGAAGCTGCCTATCAAAGAGCTGGCCGCCAAGCAGGCAGCTTTCCTTGAGCAGGAGTTGAACCCCTTGCTGGACAAGGCCACACGAGGAGTGGCGGACGTGTTCTTTGTCGATGCGGCACACCCTGTACAAGGCTTTCATAGTGGCCATGTATGGAGCGAGAAGCCCGTCTGCGTCAGGACATCAAGCGGCCGGCAGCGAGTGAACATCCTGGGGGCTATGCATGCGGCCACGCATGAATTGTACAGCATCAGCACTACAGATTATATCAAGGCAACAACAGTTGTCGAGCTCATTAGCTTCCTTCGCGAAGAGCTGCCCGGCAGGAGCATATACCTGGTTTTGGACAATGCCCGCTATCAAAGGTGCGAATTGGTGGCCAAGGCAGCCAGGAAATACCGGGTTCACTTGGTTTTCCTACCCCCATATTCCCCTAACCTGAACCTTATCGAGCGGTTTTGGAAATACCTCAAAAAGCAAGTCCTGGCTGGCTTCCATTACCCAACCAAGCAAGGCTTCGTTGAAGCCATTGACAACTTTATTGACGAAGTCAATGAGGGGTTGCACGAGGAGGAAATCAACGAGTTGATGAACCTTAAATTTCAGCTCCTTGAGGTGGCTTGA
- a CDS encoding GntR family transcriptional regulator codes for MIHIGRYQILTAARHIPHGMVLQDAEGDDVLLPKKYVPEGLVPGDEIEVFVYTDSEDWPVATTQKPKAVLGQFAYLQVKEIAPFGAFLDWGLDKDLLAPFAEQSKKMERGKWYLVYLLIDEQTDRMIASSKLNKFLEAENIELEEGQEVGLLIGPQTDIGYNAIINHRYRGLLYKSDLFRPVQPGERCRGYVKTVRPDRKIDLSLRKPGYAHVEPNAEKILHLLEQNNGFLGLHDKSDPEEITARLQMSKKTFKKAIGALYKQKRIRIGEDGVYLAEGNAEI; via the coding sequence ATGATCCACATAGGCCGATACCAAATTCTCACCGCCGCCCGCCACATCCCCCACGGCATGGTCCTGCAGGACGCAGAAGGCGACGACGTCCTGCTGCCCAAAAAATACGTGCCCGAAGGGCTGGTCCCGGGCGACGAGATCGAAGTGTTCGTTTATACCGATTCTGAAGACTGGCCGGTGGCCACCACCCAGAAGCCGAAGGCCGTCCTGGGGCAGTTTGCCTACCTGCAGGTAAAGGAGATAGCGCCCTTCGGCGCCTTTCTCGACTGGGGGCTCGACAAGGACTTGCTGGCGCCCTTTGCCGAGCAGTCTAAAAAGATGGAACGCGGCAAGTGGTATCTGGTGTATCTGCTGATCGACGAACAAACCGACCGCATGATCGCTTCCAGCAAACTGAATAAATTTCTGGAAGCAGAAAATATAGAACTGGAAGAAGGGCAGGAGGTAGGCCTGCTCATCGGCCCCCAGACGGATATTGGCTACAACGCCATCATCAACCACCGCTACCGGGGCCTGCTCTACAAAAGCGACCTGTTTCGCCCGGTACAGCCCGGCGAGCGGTGCAGGGGCTACGTCAAAACCGTCCGCCCGGATAGGAAGATCGACCTCAGCCTGCGCAAGCCCGGATACGCCCACGTGGAGCCCAATGCAGAAAAAATCCTGCACCTGCTGGAACAGAACAACGGCTTCCTCGGCCTGCACGACAAGAGCGATCCGGAAGAGATTACCGCCCGATTGCAGATGAGCAAAAAGACCTTCAAGAAAGCCATCGGGGCGTTGTACAAGCAAAAGCGCATTCGCATCGGGGAGGATGGGGTGTATTTGGCTGAAGGCAACGCGGAAATCTAA
- a CDS encoding glutamine synthetase III → MSLSRFQALDTILNRSGFELEYVDVPDSKISSFFGRNVFNEAAMKEYMTEEAFNNAKLAIESGAKLSREDADVVADAMKRWAMGHGATHYTHWFQPLTGRTAEKHDSFFTLKPDGRVVEEFDGHTLVQQEPDGSSFPGGGLRSTFEARGYTAWDPSSPAFILEVSEGKTLCIPTIFVTYGGDSLDYKLPMLKSQAYLEKAAISVCQLFDEKITKVITTLGWEQEYFLIDEALFNARPDLLLTGRTLLGKHSPKGQQLDDHYFGSIPERVYAFMRDLETKCHKLGIPVRTRHNEVGPGQYELAPMYEECNLAVDHNQLLMDLMDRVARRHKLRALLHEKPFAGVNGSGKHNNWSMSTNTGRNLLSPGKQPGKNLLFLTFFMNTIQAVYKYADILRASVASASNDHRLGANEAPPAIISVFIGETLTDVLDKLEAGIDADAAGVKEALDLLSKIPNLELDNTDRNRTSPFAFTGNKFEIRMVGSSMNCAAPMTVMNTIVGRQLMEFKADLDAMMKKGIGRDEAILAILKRYALESKPVRFEGDGYSEEWKEEAARRGLSDTPNTPDALGAYLSKESIELFTASGVFTEREMHAHYDVMCENYILKLQIESRTLGEMVVNHILPAAISYQNLLAENILQLKELGLPENAYEAQMDIVKLISENISNIKLTVNQMTDARKKANAREDVTAKAKAYCYDVKPYMEDIRTYADRLEYLVDDREWPMIKYRELMFVR, encoded by the coding sequence ATGAGCTTATCCAGATTTCAAGCGTTAGACACCATCCTCAACCGCTCCGGTTTCGAATTGGAGTACGTTGACGTTCCCGACTCGAAAATCTCTTCCTTTTTCGGGCGAAACGTCTTCAACGAAGCGGCAATGAAGGAATACATGACTGAAGAGGCATTCAACAACGCCAAGTTGGCTATCGAGTCGGGCGCCAAACTCTCGCGCGAGGACGCCGACGTGGTGGCCGACGCCATGAAGCGCTGGGCGATGGGCCACGGCGCTACCCATTACACGCACTGGTTTCAGCCGCTGACCGGCCGCACGGCGGAGAAGCACGATTCCTTTTTCACCCTTAAACCCGATGGGCGAGTGGTGGAGGAATTCGACGGCCATACCCTCGTGCAGCAAGAGCCGGATGGGTCCAGTTTCCCCGGCGGGGGCCTGCGTTCTACCTTTGAAGCCCGGGGCTATACCGCCTGGGATCCCTCCTCGCCGGCCTTCATCCTGGAGGTCAGCGAAGGCAAGACACTCTGCATCCCGACGATCTTCGTGACCTATGGCGGCGATTCGCTCGACTATAAGCTGCCAATGCTCAAGTCGCAGGCCTACCTGGAAAAGGCGGCCATTTCGGTTTGCCAGCTCTTCGATGAGAAGATCACAAAGGTGATCACTACCCTGGGGTGGGAGCAAGAGTATTTCCTGATTGACGAGGCCCTGTTCAATGCCCGCCCCGACTTGTTGCTCACCGGACGTACCCTGCTGGGCAAGCATTCTCCCAAAGGGCAGCAACTCGACGACCACTACTTCGGCTCTATCCCGGAGCGGGTATATGCCTTTATGCGCGACCTGGAGACGAAGTGCCATAAGCTGGGCATCCCCGTGCGCACCCGCCACAATGAGGTGGGCCCCGGCCAGTACGAGCTCGCGCCGATGTACGAGGAGTGCAACCTGGCCGTCGACCACAACCAGTTGCTGATGGACCTGATGGACCGCGTGGCGCGCCGCCACAAACTGCGGGCGCTGCTGCACGAGAAGCCCTTTGCCGGGGTGAACGGCTCGGGCAAGCACAACAACTGGTCGATGTCGACCAATACGGGCCGCAACCTGCTTTCGCCAGGCAAGCAGCCGGGCAAGAACCTGCTCTTCCTGACCTTCTTTATGAACACCATACAGGCCGTTTACAAATACGCCGATATCTTGCGCGCCAGCGTCGCATCGGCTTCCAACGACCATCGCCTGGGGGCCAACGAAGCCCCGCCGGCCATCATTTCGGTTTTCATTGGCGAGACGCTGACCGATGTGCTCGACAAGCTGGAGGCGGGCATCGATGCCGATGCCGCTGGGGTGAAAGAAGCCCTCGACCTGCTGAGCAAAATCCCCAACCTGGAACTGGACAATACCGACCGCAACCGGACTTCGCCTTTCGCCTTTACGGGCAATAAATTCGAGATTCGCATGGTGGGGTCTTCTATGAATTGCGCTGCCCCAATGACAGTGATGAACACCATCGTCGGCCGTCAGTTGATGGAGTTCAAAGCGGACCTGGATGCCATGATGAAAAAAGGAATTGGCCGGGACGAAGCGATCCTGGCTATCCTCAAGCGGTATGCCCTGGAATCCAAGCCGGTGCGTTTCGAAGGCGACGGTTACAGCGAGGAGTGGAAAGAAGAAGCGGCTCGCCGGGGGTTGAGCGATACGCCTAATACGCCGGATGCTCTGGGCGCGTATCTGTCAAAGGAATCCATCGAGCTGTTTACCGCCAGCGGCGTATTTACCGAACGCGAGATGCATGCCCATTACGATGTGATGTGCGAAAATTACATCCTCAAGCTGCAGATCGAAAGCCGCACCCTGGGCGAGATGGTGGTCAACCACATCCTGCCGGCAGCCATCAGCTACCAGAACCTGCTGGCGGAGAATATCCTGCAGCTCAAGGAGCTCGGCCTGCCCGAGAATGCTTACGAAGCACAGATGGATATTGTCAAGCTGATCTCCGAGAACATCTCCAACATCAAGCTGACGGTCAACCAGATGACTGACGCCCGCAAAAAAGCCAATGCCCGCGAGGATGTGACCGCCAAGGCCAAAGCTTATTGCTACGATGTCAAGCCGTATATGGAAGACATCCGCACCTACGCCGACCGCCTGGAATACCTGGTGGACGACCGGGAGTGGCCGATGATCAAGTATCGGGAGCTGATGTTTGTGCGGTAA
- a CDS encoding YwbE family protein, with protein MEGTKRSNIKPGLLVRIVMKEDQRSGGLTEGYVDRILTKSPTHPHGIKVRLETGEVGRVKEIVEEE; from the coding sequence ATGGAAGGCACGAAACGCTCTAACATCAAGCCCGGTTTGCTGGTCCGCATCGTCATGAAGGAAGACCAGCGCAGCGGCGGCCTGACCGAAGGCTATGTCGATCGGATACTTACCAAATCGCCCACCCACCCACACGGCATCAAGGTGCGGCTGGAGACGGGGGAAGTGGGGAGGGTGAAGGAGATTGTGGAAGAGGAATGA
- a CDS encoding sterol desaturase family protein, producing the protein MLLACWHHTRLIHKLGWFEKWFVTPSHHRVHHGVNTQYLDKNFSEFLIVWDKWFGTFEEEREPVCYGVTHPPRTWNPIAINFQFWKQLWDDAVAAPYWWDKIRIWFMPLGWRPRGVGDGHIPRVGYTLEDQVKFQSRSLPGSDHYLNAQIIGGLIFMFFTINQSFPFSWPERLLMSAAIFVMIVAWGGILQAKKWAVGLESLRLLLMGGLLLWVLNRHGLAQWHGGAGIAVLLWCGCSLGWLSLKTSGEAIAASSEP; encoded by the coding sequence ATGCTCCTGGCCTGCTGGCATCACACCCGCCTGATCCACAAGCTGGGGTGGTTCGAGAAATGGTTTGTCACCCCTTCCCACCACCGGGTGCACCACGGGGTGAACACCCAGTATCTGGATAAAAATTTTTCGGAATTCCTCATCGTGTGGGACAAGTGGTTCGGCACCTTTGAGGAAGAACGCGAGCCGGTCTGTTACGGCGTCACCCACCCACCCCGCACCTGGAATCCCATCGCCATCAACTTCCAGTTCTGGAAGCAACTATGGGACGACGCCGTGGCGGCCCCTTACTGGTGGGACAAAATCAGAATCTGGTTCATGCCACTGGGCTGGCGGCCGCGCGGGGTAGGGGATGGCCACATACCCCGTGTCGGCTACACCCTGGAAGACCAGGTGAAATTCCAGAGCCGGTCCCTGCCCGGTTCGGATCACTACCTCAACGCGCAGATCATCGGCGGCCTGATTTTTATGTTTTTCACCATCAACCAGAGCTTCCCCTTCAGCTGGCCGGAGCGGTTGCTGATGAGCGCCGCTATTTTCGTGATGATCGTCGCCTGGGGTGGTATCCTGCAGGCGAAAAAATGGGCGGTGGGGCTGGAATCGCTGCGGTTGCTGCTTATGGGCGGGCTGCTGTTATGGGTGCTGAACCGCCACGGCCTGGCTCAATGGCATGGCGGCGCCGGAATTGCCGTCTTGTTATGGTGTGGCTGCTCCCTGGGGTGGTTGAGTCTGAAAACTTCAGGAGAGGCAATTGCTGCATCCAGTGAACCGTGA
- a CDS encoding AAA family ATPase: protein MKKLPIGIQDFRKLREGDYLYVDKTEHIYNLVNAGEYYFFSRPRRFGKSLMVSTLRELFLGNKDLFQGLWIENRYDWQPGPVIHIAFNNLDYHNLGLEAVISEHLQKVADAYDCELKGRSAKQLFQSLLEELSKQGKVALLIDEYDKPIIDYLDDLPKAQENRDILKNFYSTIKEADRFLRFIFITGVSKFSKVSIFSDLNNLRDITISRQFNALAGYTQAELELHFSDRMDEMAEEFGEAREAMLKRIRDWYNGYNWTGEERLYNPFSILNLFEGGQFQNFWFATGTPTFLMKVLRTGWHYQLENLDAGSILLDSLQIENPDYRALLFQTGYLTILGQPVYNVYTLGYPNKEVKDSLLQYLVGTFAHRSEGDAAPAVLQLKNALEKNNLDLFFKHLDSLYASIPERIFREKTEAAYHSVLYTALSLLGFHIRCEVATGEGYADAVIETDTHVYVMEFKVGHSPQEALAQVRERRYAKAHQADEREVLLVGVSFSTEFKGVAEWEVEEV from the coding sequence ATGAAAAAGCTGCCAATTGGTATACAGGATTTTCGGAAGCTCCGTGAAGGAGATTATCTTTATGTAGACAAAACGGAGCACATCTATAACCTCGTAAACGCTGGGGAATACTACTTCTTTTCCCGCCCGCGCCGTTTTGGCAAGTCGTTGATGGTTAGTACGTTGAGAGAGTTGTTTCTTGGGAATAAGGACCTGTTTCAGGGTCTTTGGATTGAAAATCGTTACGACTGGCAGCCCGGCCCGGTGATCCACATTGCTTTCAATAACCTGGATTACCACAACCTGGGCCTGGAGGCGGTTATTTCAGAACACCTTCAGAAAGTGGCTGATGCTTATGATTGTGAATTAAAGGGGCGTAGCGCCAAGCAGCTATTTCAATCTCTCCTCGAAGAACTGAGTAAGCAGGGCAAGGTCGCTTTGCTCATCGATGAATACGACAAACCCATTATCGATTACCTCGACGATCTGCCAAAAGCCCAGGAGAACCGGGATATCCTCAAGAACTTTTATTCGACCATCAAAGAAGCGGACCGTTTTTTGCGCTTTATATTTATTACTGGCGTGTCCAAATTCAGTAAGGTCTCGATTTTTTCAGATTTGAATAACCTGCGGGACATCACGATCAGCCGGCAGTTTAACGCACTGGCAGGCTATACTCAAGCTGAATTGGAACTGCACTTTAGCGATCGTATGGATGAAATGGCAGAAGAGTTTGGTGAGGCACGGGAAGCTATGCTGAAAAGGATTCGCGATTGGTACAATGGGTACAACTGGACCGGAGAGGAACGGCTTTATAACCCCTTCTCCATCCTCAACCTCTTTGAAGGCGGCCAGTTTCAGAATTTCTGGTTCGCTACCGGCACTCCTACCTTTCTGATGAAAGTGCTGCGCACCGGATGGCACTACCAGTTGGAAAATCTCGACGCCGGTTCCATCCTGCTGGATTCCCTGCAGATCGAAAATCCTGACTACCGGGCACTTTTGTTCCAAACCGGATACCTTACCATCCTTGGGCAGCCGGTTTACAATGTCTACACTTTGGGGTACCCCAATAAAGAGGTGAAGGACTCTCTGCTTCAATATCTCGTCGGCACTTTTGCTCACCGAAGCGAAGGAGATGCCGCGCCAGCTGTTTTACAGTTGAAAAATGCCCTTGAAAAAAATAACCTGGACTTGTTTTTCAAACACCTGGACAGCCTTTACGCCAGTATTCCCGAACGCATATTCCGGGAGAAAACAGAGGCGGCTTACCACTCCGTATTGTACACCGCATTAAGCCTGCTTGGCTTCCACATCCGCTGCGAAGTGGCAACCGGCGAGGGTTATGCCGATGCGGTTATTGAAACGGACACTCATGTTTACGTCATGGAATTCAAGGTGGGCCATTCCCCGCAGGAAGCCCTGGCGCAGGTGCGGGAGCGGCGGTATGCCAAAGCCCATCAGGCGGACGAGCGGGAGGTGCTGCTGGTGGGCGTTAGCTTCAGCACGGAGTTTAAAGGTGTGGCGGAGTGGGAGGTGGAGGAAGTATGA